In the genome of Phacochoerus africanus isolate WHEZ1 chromosome 10, ROS_Pafr_v1, whole genome shotgun sequence, one region contains:
- the LOC125137370 gene encoding translation initiation factor IF-2-like: MQKRWSPNSGPMGPGLAGVGDLEPGPQRRGRASDAKTGRAAPAHSGHRACKRSPVRATGHLADGGQRAQRPPPRGSSADPPPVAAATLGPLPPGPRPEPRRRSLSPAARPGGMESGAGSRAADPGAAREAIARHGEGRKKMAAAVAAAAAAAASHAPLTPMARAGRRAADGGGSSSGSGGGPGGRPEAEAGLEAGGRR; the protein is encoded by the exons ATGCAGAAGAGATGGAGCCCAAATAGCGGACCTATGGGGCCGGGCCTCGCGGGGGTCGGGGATCTGGAGCCCGGCCCTCAGCGCCGCGGCCGCGCAAGCGATGCCAAGACCGGGCGGGCGGCGCCGGCGCACTCCGGGCACCGAGCCTGCAAAAGGAGCCCGGTGCGAGCGACCGGCCACCTCGCAGACGGCGGGCAGCGGGCGCAGAGGCCACCGCCCCGAGGCTCCTCGGCCGACCCTCCGCCCGTCGCCGCCGCCACGCTCGGCCCGCTCCCGCCGGGCCCCCGACCCGAGCCCCGGAGGCGCTCGCTCTCCCCGGCCGCGCGGCCCGGCGGCATGGAGTCCGGCGCGGGGTCCCGGGCGGCGGACCCCGGCGCGGCGCGAGAAGCCATCGCGCGTCACGGCgaaggcaggaagaaaatggCGGCGGCCgtggcagcggcggcggcagcggcggcctCGCACGCGCCGCTGACGCCAATGGCGCGCGCCGGCCGGCGGGCCGCGGatggcggcggcagcagcagcggcagcggcggcggcccGG GGGGCCGGCCGGAGGCGGAGGCCGGGCTGGAGGCTGGCGGGAGGCGGTAG